The Tessaracoccus flavus genome includes the window GAGGGTGATCCTTCGCCGTGAACGTCCCCACCCCGGGGCTCAACTGTCGCTGTTCGAAGAGGCCGACGGCTGGCGCTACCAGGCGTTCGTCACCAACACCGCGAGCGGGACTCTCCAGTTCCTCGAGGCCCGGCATCGGGCCCATGCCCGAGTCGAGGACCGGATCCGTCACGCCAAAGACTCGGGCCTGGGCCGGTTCCCGTCGCGCGAGTTCAGCATCAACCAGACCTGGCTGACACTGACCATGATCGCCGCGGACCTGGTCGCCTGGCTCAAGCTCCTAGGAGGAGTGGGGCGCGCTTGCCGAAACGCGAGGTCTCCGGGAGGGCATCTCCCCGTGCCCCTTCTCTGGCATATGACGCCCTATACGTCGCGCAATACAGGCAGTGATACAGCGGTTGCGCTCAAGACGAGCCTTGGGCAGCGCAATATGACCCCCTATATGACGCCTCATGTAGGGGGTCATATTGCGGCTCCGTATGACAGCAACCACAGCCTCTTGGGGTCGGGTGATCGCTCGGCGACGCTCTACTTTGAACGGTATTTTAAATAGAGGGCCGTTTGTTCAATCTTGGCTGCGGCTCGACAACATCAAGGGGAAGGCGGCGGCTACCGCAGCGAATTACAGCCTCGTAACTTTTCCCCACCTGGGGACAACCCTGTGGATAATCCGTAGCCTGTGGGTATGCACGTGAATCTGTTGCCCGCCGCTGCGCTCGCCGGGACCTACGTCGGCCTCGGGCGCGGGGAGTACCCGACGATCGAGGGTTTCGAGTACCGCGAGGAGTTGACGTTCGCCGACGTCGGGAAGCCGTTCCTCCAGTACGTCCAGCGGACCTGGTCTGCCGACGGCGAGCGTCCGATGCACACCGAGAGCGGATACCTCAGGATCGGGGAGGGCGGGCACATCGAGATGACCATCGCCCAGCCCATGGGCCAGACGGAATCCTGCGAGGGCACCCTCACCGTGGAGGACGGCGTGCTGACGCTCACCCTCAACGCCAAGGTCACCAACACCACCACCGCCAAGGTGGTCCACGCCACCAAGCGCACCTACCACCTGGTCGGGGACCAGCTGGCGACCACCTTCGACATGGAGGCGGTGGGCGAGGAGATGGGGCGCCACCTCACCTCAACCTTGAAGCGGGTCGCGACGCGCTGAGCCGCGGGCGC containing:
- a CDS encoding FABP family protein; amino-acid sequence: MHVNLLPAAALAGTYVGLGRGEYPTIEGFEYREELTFADVGKPFLQYVQRTWSADGERPMHTESGYLRIGEGGHIEMTIAQPMGQTESCEGTLTVEDGVLTLTLNAKVTNTTTAKVVHATKRTYHLVGDQLATTFDMEAVGEEMGRHLTSTLKRVATR